A window of Candidatus Hydrogenedentota bacterium genomic DNA:
CGTCCCTATTTCAAATCCACCTTCCAGTGGTACCATAACGGCGTGCCCATCGAAAGCAATAAAGACGGCCGTATTATTGGTGCTGATACCTTCGCCTTAGACATTACGTCTCTGCAGCCGGAAGACAGCGGTTCCTACACCTGTACTTATTTAAGCCCGATAAAAACCGGTGGTACATATCCTGAAAAGACCTATGGCCCCATCGTTATTTCCGTACGTGATACGAGCGGCATGCCTGCGGGCGGCGTAGTTACGCTGTCGCTGCTGGTCCTTGGATTAGGTATGGGCGGAGTCCGTGTGTTTCGCAAAAAATAAGTTTTATATCGCTTTCTTGTAATGTAAGCGGTGCCCGTTTTTCATGACCTCTTATGGGAAACGGGCACTTTTTTTTATTTCGTATCGATAATAAAACGCAATTGGTTGGAAATTTCTGTTGACAAATTCGACACTTTAGTATATTCTATAAGGAGGCTTGAAAGAAGCCTTCAGCGTGCTGCGGAAAAGGAAGCCCATTGCGCCTCACTTTTCTAGGCACAAGATAACTTGACAGGAGTCGGTGGTCATGACGGATGTGGATGTAACAAGTTCCGAAAATCACGTGGTGCAGGGAAAAGTAAAATGGTTTAATGATCAAAAAGGCTTTGGGTTTATTTCACGCGAAAATGAGCCTGATGTATTTGTTCATCATACTTCCATCAATATGGAAGGTTTCCGCACCTTGCGTGAAGGGGACGAAGTCACGTACGAGCTCGTCGTCAATGAGAAAGGGGCTTGCGCGGTCAATGTAACGCGTGTGCCTTCCTGAGCTCGTCGTTAGAAAAAACCAATCACGAAAAGGGCTGCGCCGGGGAGCGCAGTCCCGCTGATCTAAAGATGGGGCGCGGGGAGTGTGCTGTCGCTGTGCCCCGTGAGCTGCAGGGTGACGGTTCTGTCCGCGGCGAGATTCAACGGTCGTCCCTCTGTACATAGACGGCTTGCTACAGGTATACTTAAGTCTAATTGATTCCCTTTTCTTGAGCACATGGCAGTATCGGTGCAGGATCATGCAAGCACGTCACTTCATAGGATTTTGTCTCATCTTTTCCTTGGGGCTATGCCGTATAGCTTCCACCGCTTCCCACGAGGCGGCGTATCCTGCGTTACCCTTGCTCGACGCGCCCATCAACGCCACATGGGCGGCTAATACGGCGGAGGACTGGAAGGATCAGGGATTTCGCGGCTTTCTTTTCCAAGGCATCTTGGATGATCTGCGGCTCTTTCCCAGCGAGGA
This region includes:
- a CDS encoding cold shock domain-containing protein is translated as MVQGKVKWFNDQKGFGFISRENEPDVFVHHTSINMEGFRTLREGDEVTYELVVNEKGACAVNVTRVPS